From Dermochelys coriacea isolate rDerCor1 chromosome 8, rDerCor1.pri.v4, whole genome shotgun sequence, the proteins below share one genomic window:
- the FASLG gene encoding tumor necrosis factor ligand superfamily member 6 → MQAYKGRAGFPPGAQSVAGTAGFSCRMKEEFHSQGGPAIPLPTMQQNLNYVYPQIFWVDSCASPTCAPSAPVATCPPPVPERRRRKQSNKRDGTCLCFLVVFLLVLLALAGVGLGMFQIVQLQKELAELRELTSTGHVHSSMEKRIGLLNVTAEKKVIRKAAHLTGKADQKALPLEWVATLGHAFTSSIQYRQRSLVINETGLYFVYSKVFFRGKICNNLPLDHTVFKQNPAYPASQVLMEDRKMNYCAAGKMWARGSYLGALFNLTKSDSLYVNVSDTALVNFEETKTFFGLYKL, encoded by the exons ATGCAGGCGTATAAAGGCAGAGCCGGCTTCCCTCCTGGGGCTCAGTCTGTGGCTGGCACAGCCGGATTTAGCTGCCGCATGAAAGAGGAGTTCCATAGCCAGGGCGGCCCAGCCATTCCACTGCCCACCATGCAGCAGAACCTGAATTATGTCTATCCCCAGATCTTTTGGGTGGACAGCTGTGCCAGTCCCACTTGTGCCCCGTCGGCTCCCGTTGCCACCTGCCCACCGCCCGTGccggagaggaggaggagaaaacagaGCAACAAGAGGGATGGCACATGTCTCTGTTTCTTGGTGGTGTTTTTACTGGTTCTGCTGGCCCTTGCTGGAGTAGGGCTGGGGATGTTTCagattgttcagctgcagaaggAACTGGCTGAGCTCCGAGAG TTAACCAGCACCGGACATGTTCATTCGTCTATGGAGAAGCGCATAG GACTTCTGAATGTAACAGCAgagaagaaggtgatcaggaaggCAGCACATTTAACAG GCAAAGCTGATCAGAAAGCCCTTCCTTTGGAATGGGTGGCCACCCTTGGGCACGCCTTCACCTCCAGCATTCAATACAGACAGCGCAGCCTGGTGATTAATGAAACAGGCCTGTACTTTGTGTACTCCAAGGTGTTCTTCCGAGGCAAGATCTGTAACAACCTTCCCTTAGATCACACGGTTTTCAAACAAAATCCAGCCTACCCAGCTAGCCAGGTGCTGATGGAGGACAGAAAGATGAACTACTGTGCGGCTGGGAAGATGTGGGCCAGGGGCAGCTACCTGGGGGCATTGTTCAACCTCACCAAATCAGACAGCTTGTATGTCAATGTCTCCGATACGGCTCTGGTTAATTTTGAGGAAACAAAGACATTTTTTGGTTTATATAAACTCTAG